In Engraulis encrasicolus isolate BLACKSEA-1 chromosome 2, IST_EnEncr_1.0, whole genome shotgun sequence, the sequence aagatgatgggctgaccgaaacgtttgtcccctgtctgtcggttttatttacttttttcggctttgtttaatacagtttttgattctgcattcagctccagtgtgctactcctttctttctttttaaattatgagcgttccacgaactatctttctttgcgcacgctataaaatggcaataaacatgttactataaactactggtttactatgtatgctttctaatgttggtaaaggcggcataagagcgggataatgtatttgtccacacgtgactacggaaaatatatttccttcgaagcggaataacagcactccgccttcgggattgggggtgttattcgccccgtaggaaaatatttgtagtctaggtgtagtctacttttttgaagtgggtatactgtatattctcgcattttttgaagtgggtatactgtatatatttatgccattataaataatggatcaatcaattttaagttggtatactgaatcccctaaaatttagaagtgggtatactccgtatacctgcgttctaccactgcgtgtggacaatacattatcccttacctttaaagctgttgtaggcctacatttaaaaaaaaatcgtcgatattgtagcggtgcaaccgactttagttttaagttatgagatgggcgccagtcaggcagcaataagactgccgttacctttccaaaaatgaatacaaatcagtgaccaacacattagaaataactcagatcatcacaacgaatatcttatttttagtagtgcacttttgcaaaacccttgtttgcagacttgtgcgcttgttctcaatttggaacagctcacatcactatttcatactgtatttatgatttaaaaaaaaagagcttgcattgacacgctgttttcatttcgcatttctttcaagttcatttggcatgctttatggaattaagcatggtggaccattcataagacttcattctaagatatctgttttttataacgaatataggcctagatgcgtacagtagaacaaataacgtaacagtgatgcgttaatccaggaccagtttgacgtcttaggacaattgtaaatggcagcttttgattctgcattcagctccagtgtgcgactcctttctttctttttatatctttttacatctttcttttctatctttctttgcgcacgctataaaatggcaataaacctgttactataaactactggttaactgtgtattctatgctttctaatgttggtaaaggcgggataagcgggataatgtattgtccacatgactacggaaatatatttccttcagagcggaataacagctctctgccttcggcatcgggggtcttattcgtcccgtataggcaatattttcttatagtcatgtgggacaatacattatcccttacctttaaattactgttgtaagcctacattttaaaacatttcgtcggtattgtagcggcggtgcaaccgactgttttaagttatgacatgggcgccagctaggcaacaataagactttctttacctttccaaaaattaatacaaatcagtaaccaacacattagaaataactcagatatatatatagacagatgtagtgcacagggggtaacgctgctatctcactccggaggaggcagaggcagtccgctacgatatagtatatttataaaataggctatgaaatggcctaatgataaaaaactgaactaaaatgaaaaattaattttaaaaaaatagagacgcacgcactttctacacggttcgcacattgcattgtggtggtaggcacacaagtttgataaaatataaaaataataggctaataaaataggcagactaaactaaacatctgcccagttaaacgaaaggtctgcatgggttgaacgtaacgtccttaggtcttcgacgaaaaatcctcaggtactgcacgaaacgccccatgccttctactaatggtccaacgttttgttcgaatggtcccctctcaacaattcattacacgaatcgtctcgaattcgttcATTGTATTGTCTTCTGTAACAAAAACACGTTTAACATTTGTGTGAGACAACATGCATAATAGAATTGCCATTATTTACCATACTGGCCGATACACAATGCTACTCAGCTGGGTGTTGTTATGTTGTAACTTAAAGGAGGTATCAAAAGTTCAAAgtcaagacacacagacataacagCTGTGTTTTCTGACCAGAACAAAGACAATGTAATCTTCCATTGGAATACAGCCATGGTGTCTCCAGCCACCTACTCATTGTGGTTAGTTGCTAAAACATCAATTGAGACACCTACACAGACAAACATAACCACCTTATCTGTACCTGTAGTAATGTTGAATGACAGGGCAGCATGCATTTTGTTCCATGGGGACTAGACCGtagaatcagagattctttaagtatagagatatgccaacataataggtttctatgggcacctaatgtgaccaggttccggtctgcctaaaggggcgtgtcataatgctcctagcattgaatagaacagtcctcaggtctgcctaggtctgcctaaagggggatttcccccccaataatggaaccaggaaacaatgggccaatggaacctctctctctctactctctctggtacaatgGTGtcttaagataagataagacaagATAAAATAAGATGTAAGAAAGGATAAGAAAACTGGCCTAGAAAGCGGTGCCCCTCCGCATCCACAAAGATGCCTCATCTAGGGATGCGTCCAAAAGTGCACAGTTGTAGTAGACTGCCTTTCTGCCCTACGAAGCTAAAAGGCTGTGACGACACGAGTTTTGTTGAAAAAATTATATTATAATCTATCAAAACTATTATATGTGGTCATACAATAGGACAAAAGGACaacttaaaaaaacattttctcattttttctcttAATCAAGCCTGGAagcattctgaaaaaaaaaaatgatgccaGTTTGAATTTCCACACATATTCAATGGGAACACAGACACGTCGGATGGACACACACTACATGGGCCACGCCTGAGTTTTGCAAACTCATTTAATGTTTCAGCATCATCCAACACACCCGTCTGCTTCACACCCACcttgcagcagagcagagcagagtggagtggagaggagggcagggactAGGGAAGCGTgaccctgtactgtactgtcagtcACTCCTGATTGCACCACCATGCCACCTCACTGTGAGGTAATGAGGGATAATGGGGGGATAATGAGGTGTAATACCTGGCCTGTGTGCCGGACCCTGTACTGGGCCTCTCTCTGCATTGGAGGAAAATATGTGTGAAATAGATTATTTATTGTCCTTGCGGAAAATTGTTCTGTACCATTTACGGTGTGTCTGGTACAGTTACGATAAACAAAGAGAGACAATTAGACAGCCTGCTGTATGCCCTGCCCCGCCCCGGCCCCCGCACTGGGCCTCTCTCTGCACTGGACATACTTTGCCGTCTCTGGTGATGGAGGAAAATGTATTATTGGCATGTGGGATTATTGGCATGTGAAGGGTTAAATCTCGGGTTCACTAAAATGTAGAGTAATATAGGTAAGAAAttgtgtgtatacatatacagTTGTTTTCCTCGTATACGGTAAGTAACCTATAAGGGCCAGTGAAACCTTTTGTGCTTGAGAAAAGATGCCCACTCACAGACTGGAATCCTTCCCATTCATGTGAAGATGATGTGTGTTCATAGGAGATGTATCAAACCTCTTGATCTGGCGTTTGTTTATTTACCGTATGTCATCTAAGGACAGACGTTAGGCAGGCGCATTAGGTGTATTTGGAGCTCTCCTGGGTGTACACGGGGAAGAGGCAATGGGACACTTTCCCTCCCCGCGTTCGAGATAACACATTGTTTCCGTTCCTTTTTCCGTTATCGTGCTTTGCAGACCTGCCAAGTTGGCGCTGACTTGCTTTGTTGCCTCCATTGTTGTGGGGGCTCGCCGAGGCTCCGATTCTAGTGTCTGCCGCACAAATACTTATTTACTGGGTCATCTGCGCTCCTTTTGTGGCTGGCAGATAAAAAAGTGCTGCGGCAAGAAATTAGCTGGAGCTCAGCTCAGAGCTCAGCGCACTGTGAGACTGGCACACTCGCAGCAGAGCAGagtacagagcagagcagtggtgtGCAaaggcaagacagagagagagtgtgtgtatgtgtgtgtgtgtgtgtgtgtgtgtgtgtgtgtgtgtgtgtggggggtggggggtttaagaggagagaacagaggacacTTGGGGTttcatgaaggaggaggaggacagaggcccAGTCCAGCTCCTATCAGATTACCGTTACAGTGACAGAATGtgattggaggaggagaggtgccACACTTTACGTAATGTGTACGCTGCGTTAGTGCTTCTGCACCAAGTCAAACGATGAGCACGTTATTTTTTTATGTGCACTGCCCATTGTTCTGTGATAAAATGTCTACCACTGTAGAGCAGGTGTTTACATTGCAACCAGTTGTACTGTTTGTTGTCCACCCATACATTATCACGTGCTTTTAAATGTGCCGGGTCAGTGTCACGGAcggggaggggggcaaaggggtcatttgccCCGGCCTTGGGCAAGGGGGCCTCAGAATTGGGacctaattacattgtatgtattgtgaatGGGGGGCCTTTTTGGATACCTTTGGGCCCAGGCCTGTGCCAAGGTTACACGCTGTACTGCTttcccgcacaaacacacagtgggcAGGAACCTGACACAAAGGTTCGAGTATTTGGTCAGAGGGCACTGACAGGATACTTCTGCGGGAAGCTTCGGTTTCACCAGCCACGAGTGGAGGTGGCTTGGCTTTCCTTGTCTCTCAACCCTAATTACAGCACGGAACACTGGTTGTCCGAAAACACTACATATGTCACAGCATGCGTGAACCATGTCTCAATCAGCACCCTTCTCAGCTTGGCTGGGTTGTCTTCCCAAAGTACAACTAGTTTACTCTGTTGTTCCAGTTCGAAGCTTCTGTTCACTGTCACACAATGGCTATGTGCCCTACACCACCAAACATGTAAATCTTTCATTCTTTCCTAAATGTGTAATTCAGAATTGTCCAGTGGATCAAAGTTTCAAGAACATGGCAAAGATTCCTATTACACTGGCATGCACAATATCATTTtcagcacattttaaaaagtacAGTACACGAAGTACAAGACACATGAGAGCCAGAACACAAGAGTATCCCTTTTCAATGAATTTATTTTGTGCATTCCCTCAGTGACATTAGTAGTGGTTTACACATAggtagtttttttgttgttgtagcaCCCCATCTAAAATATATTACAAAAAACGGTGTgcgtgtagtgtacatgtgttGAACGTGGACTCCCGTCGACTGGCGCCCCCCGCAACATGTCATACTGATGCTTCAGAAGAAAATTCAAGTAAGAGAAGATGCTGTTGAAGGGGGGTGTTGGAGGACTAtgaaggtgaagaagaagaagaaaaccggTTCAGTCCAGATATTCAAGATGACACCATGGCCTGGAATTCTGTaacaaaagaaagacagcaaaaaaGGTTTTGAGTCATTGGTTCGCAAGCAGAAACACCATGCTGACATTGATGGGATGCCAGTTAAGCATATTCCAGCTGAAACTGCACACATTTCTTAAAATAGCCATGAAAAAGAACAGAGGACGAGGAGATGCATAATGTGATAGTGCAGTGTCATGTGTCCATCCACCAGACGCATGCAACCCATATCCAAGGCACAGGTACACAGTTACACTTTCTTTGACTGCACTGTGTCCACACCATTTGTTTTTGGAGAAAAGGTTATGCACCCTTGTTTCCCTAGTGAAGATCTACGTTCAATTAACTAAAGGACGCATCCCTTGTAACGGTTAATGTTCATTCTGTAAAACATTTGACATTGCACTTACCCTCTGCGCCGATCTTTCCATCACCATCACCGTCAGCAAGACTGAGGAAGGCCTTGGCCTCTTTGTCAGTCAGTACTCGAGCACCAGGAGAGAATTTCTGCAAGAAACACCTGTCAAAAACACCATAAGTTAGCAATTGGTTTGCCGGCACAAACCTTACCAAATAAACTAGCGTGAGAAGTTGTGATTCGTCAGAACTAATGAGATTTCTGTTAGTTTGTGTCCATTAAACACTCCAGATTATTGGATTTGTTAAtccttaaaaaaacacacacacatctttaccCATTTTCATTTTGGGATACACCAGGGTGGTGTTGAACATGCAGAGCACACACGGAGTTGACACGAAGCATGCTCTATATAGCATTTACACATAACGATAAACAATGTCTTACTTCAGCTCCTTCTCCTCAATGAAGCCATCGCCATCACCATCGATGATGCCGAAGACATTCTTTATCTCCTGGGCACTCTTCTTGGTGAGACCACATAGCTGGAAAAACTTCTTGCCGTCGAAGGAGTCTGGAGCTGTGACATAAACAGGACAAAAAAGCCCAGTGAGCTTTGAAGCGCACTGATGGCGCGCCCAATAGTCTTCGTGCGCACATCTTTACGCACAAAGGTCTCCTAAGCAATAGCGCGAAatttgcatgcatacacgcaccaGGTATGACAGTAGATTACTTAAATATATTGCTCCACGCCCCGATTCCATTTTGAAATCTAGTTAAATGAACAATAACTGTATAGGTGCAAGACGATACCTTGGCAGTCCTTGATTGCGCTGTCGATGGCATCAGCGGAGAGGATAGATGACATAGACATGGTCCTGTGACAGAAACAACCACCGTAAATAATTCACGCGTTTTCAAGCCTAGCAGAAACCATATAGCTTCTTGTCAAATTAGCCTGGAAATGTGCTGATACAGACGTATTCTTAACTTTCAAAAGGACTTAAACAGAGCGCAAATGTAAATCAATCTCAATGGCACAAGCGTGTATTTAAAGAATAATATGATGCCTGCGTTCTCAAACTTTTAAAAACAGAAATATCCAAACCCTTGATTCCGGCAATATTAATGCTGAAGATAGGAAAACATGCTCCTGAATGTTAGAATTCACGAGAATTCGCGAGATGCAAAAACAACAAATCCAAAGGCGTGCGTTTCAAAGCAACGACGCACAGAGATAAGTTGGTTAAAATCCTTCGCCCAAATACGCTTTGGTAACCGTATTGCAAAAAGTAACTCCTCCAGTCAGTGGGACCCGTGAAGCTGAAAAGCTGGATTGTACACACAAGCCCACTTACCCCCTTTGAAGTTCTCGCCGCAGGTGATCGAACGGTGAGGTAATGTGGCTATGTGGTGACTGCCCTCTGCCAAGACGGATTTATATAGGTCTGATTGTAGTGACAATGGGCAAATCTTAGGTTACCTGTCTGTGTATCAAATTCAAAAGGGTCAGCTCAAATTTCTTGCCTAACTAATTAACCTTTACTATTTATAACCGTCAGAGCTGAGTGTGGATGAGCAAGCCCACAGACATCTTTAACGCACAAATGGCAAATTAACCAATAGTGTAATGCTCTGCCTCAGCAAAACTTCCCAGCTCGCTCTCAGGCTGAatgggagtctctctctctctctctctctctctctctctctctctctctctctctctctctctctctctctctctctctctctctctctctctctctctctctctattacaatACTTGATAATTCGTCCAGACTACACAAGCATACTGTGTGGGAATGTGAAAAACCTGAATACTTTATTTCCTTATGCTTTTATACTGTAATTATTTATGAGCATAGTCTTCATTTAGTTTTTATAGCTCACCCCACATGTTCAGTGTTTAATTAGGGAATGTAAATAAAGTGTAACAAAAACCATCTTTAGTACATGTGAACAAATGTCTTTCACCCAGGTGATCATTCACAGTGTGGAGTCAGAGAAGTCAGAGGAGTCACTTTATTATCTTACAGTCACATATAagacaaatacaatacaatacaattacaatacaatacagttacaatacaatagcctacattttgccaatggccacatactgtacatacagtagccttAAAATGTATTGTTGATCAGGGAATGTCACAGCAGTTTAACCTTCTCGTCTCACATTAAATGGGAGCGCACTGTAAACAGTAGGCTATCATTTCTACCCACTCCTGCTGATTCAGGGATGCCAGGTCACCTTCCGTTGGCCAGCACTGCATGCCCTGATGCCATCCGCACAGCACGCACCCAacgacacacacaccagctctttGCTATGCtatgcaccaccaccacactgtaCATAGTTATTTTTACTGTTAATTCAGAATCAGATTCAGAATCAGATTTAACGGCCAAGTATACCGGCATATATTTGTGTCCTGTGACCAACAGGATACGTGTTTAGATTGGCTCttttagtgttaaattaacactacaaaattgACAGTGTTGGAGGATTCAAACTCTCTTTAAGTACACCTTCTCTACCTGCGGGGGGTTAATTATGTTCCCAAACCTCCTCCGCACATAGCCATGTTCTGTAAAACCCTAAAAGAGATAGTGATGTCATCTATCACTGGGGAACAGTCCTCAAAGCACTCTCAATGTACtttttttcttcaccagccaaaatggctagatggtGTGGCTCTTACAAGCCGCACACATAGTCACTAATGGGTTCATTTTCCACCAGccgaactgaattttcaccagcatttgtatGGTTGACGTTTGTTGATTTGGAGCACTGGTCCTCAAAGCACACTGGAGTCCAGTAGATTGGAAATGAATCCCTTGTTGCACTTAAGTTGTCTGTATTGCCATAGGGGGGTATGCTAAAAGAAGCAAATGTATTCTCTTACTCTTGGCATTCAGTTAAAGCACACAGAAATGCAGAAGATTGTGAAGGTGTTTCTTTACCATTGGTAAATTTGGAGACTTGAGTCACAGTGAGACTCGGTTTAGTTTGTAAATCAGTAACAAAGTTGTAttaacattgagagagagagacttgggaaAGAAAAGTCATGATgtgaatgatgagagagagagagagagagagagagagagagagagagagagagagagagagagagagagagagacagagagagagagagagatagagagagagagagagagagagacagagagaaagagagagagagagaggtgtgtatgCATTGCTGCAGGCCAGGTGAGGTTACGTAGACACGACAGCATGCTGATGTGGTAGGTAGAGGACCTTATGTCATCATGGATGGGGCAGCTGTATGCAGTAGACATGAGGcatagcacagcccagcacagcacagcacatgtcgGAGTGCTTCAAAGAAATGACCTTTCAGCTGGCTCCACTGACAGGTGATACACCGCAAAAAAGCACCTGCGACACCACTGCCATGGCAGACGTCTCAAGTGGCCATTCATCAAACTCCTCTAAACAGTCATTAGAGCATGGCTCATCAAGCTGCTCCGTTGGGCCACTGTGCTATTTCCTGACCTGTATGAGGAATATAAAGTCTAgtgtagtggttctcaaccttttttgaacaaatgccccctggccatcatcataagcctgccaacacacacttgatctcatcataagcctgccaacgcctcccttagtattaaaaaataaaatggactaatgtcctCCAATGGCAAACGAAGCACCTCACCCcaagctgtctccttctcaacgccccccaggggctccctaacaccccctgggggccTGTAGAGCCCCAGTTGAGAAGCGCTAGTCTAGTGCATCCTCATGAGAActgtactttttaaaaaatatacgtATAAAAGCGGGACTCCCATCTCTCTTTGCTGTAGCTGTTCATTCACCTTGTTGTACCTTTGCTGCTTAGATCAAATTGTCAATATGTGTTGTGGATGTACTGCCTTCTCGGTAGGAGCATCATCGTATTTCCTTAGTGACAAAGAGGAAGCTGTTATGAAATGGAGGGCAATGCTGGATGCAGAACAGCTGTATAGGACGAGGAAAGTGAGCTGTTTGTTCTAGAATGTCCCTGAAACGTACCTGCCTCTGGGCACTTCCTGTATAAAGTGCTTGCCTAAAAGACATTAACATTTCAGTGTGCCTAGAAATGGAGGTGCTACTGTGTCCGGATACTTGTTGCACCTGCAGGACCTTTTTGTGGTacaattatgtaggctacaggtaaCATGGCAATCATGACGAACCTTTTTGGTGCTGTCACAGGGAATTTGTTCTGGCCAGGGCAAAAGTTCCAGATTACGACAATGGTGCACCCTTTTGTCCAAAAAATAGAGTTTTGTACCTGAAGTACTGAAGTATAATTTTGTACCCCATAGTACATCACATTTTAGCTTAGAAGG encodes:
- the pvalb8 gene encoding parvalbumin 8, yielding MSMSSILSADAIDSAIKDCQAPDSFDGKKFFQLCGLTKKSAQEIKNVFGIIDGDGDGFIEEKELKCFLQKFSPGARVLTDKEAKAFLSLADGDGDGKIGAEEFQAMVSS